The Mesorhizobium koreense genome includes a window with the following:
- a CDS encoding cell envelope integrity EipB family protein, producing the protein MGFIRQFLIAAVLLGAFGAQQASARFLVSHRAIYDLALDKASDKSGITSLSGRMVYEFSGSPCEGYTTNFRYVTRINTDDVSRLTDQQTTTFEDGAGKTFSFVTKSLVDQELDKEVKGTATRGPDGITVKLTKPQKAEMSLQQTWFPTQHLVELLGKAEHGEHFYETSLFDGSDNADRVMATTVVVGKRTETKQDDPEYVALGSLKHDRYWPVTIAYFDTSGGKGSGMLPTYSISLKLHDNGITRDLLMDYGDFSVKGRLVNLATFDPHEEKCKQ; encoded by the coding sequence ATGGGCTTCATCCGCCAGTTTCTGATTGCCGCCGTCTTGCTCGGTGCGTTCGGCGCGCAGCAGGCCTCCGCACGGTTTCTCGTGTCACATCGGGCGATTTACGATCTCGCGCTCGACAAGGCGAGCGACAAGTCGGGAATCACCAGCCTCAGCGGCCGCATGGTCTACGAATTCAGTGGCTCGCCCTGCGAGGGGTACACGACGAATTTCCGCTATGTCACGCGTATCAACACCGATGACGTGTCCCGGCTTACCGACCAGCAGACGACCACCTTCGAGGATGGCGCCGGCAAGACGTTCAGCTTCGTGACGAAATCCCTGGTCGATCAGGAACTGGACAAGGAGGTCAAGGGCACGGCGACACGCGGTCCGGATGGCATTACGGTCAAGCTGACCAAGCCGCAGAAGGCGGAAATGTCGCTGCAACAAACATGGTTTCCGACGCAGCACCTCGTCGAACTTCTCGGCAAGGCCGAGCATGGCGAGCACTTTTATGAAACTAGCCTCTTCGACGGTTCGGACAACGCGGATCGTGTGATGGCGACGACGGTCGTCGTCGGCAAGCGCACGGAAACGAAACAGGACGATCCGGAATATGTCGCGCTCGGCAGCCTGAAGCACGACCGCTACTGGCCAGTGACGATCGCTTATTTCGATACGAGCGGCGGCAAGGGGAGCGGAATGCTGCCGACCTACAGCATCTCGCTCAAGCTGCACGACAACGGCATCACGCGGGATCTCCTGATGGACTACGGCGATTTCTCGGTGAAGGGCAGGCTGGTCAATCTCGCCACGTTCGACCCGCACGAGGAGAAGTGCAAGCAATAG
- a CDS encoding ArsR/SmtB family transcription factor: protein MTDTHDALFRALADPTRRAIFERLCRGGEQTVGMMTAQAGISQPAVSKHLGVLKQAGLVRDRHEGRQTHYSPQPGALAPLVDWSSQMANFWEGRFDKLEDLLKRMDQ from the coding sequence ATGACCGACACTCACGACGCACTCTTCAGGGCGCTTGCCGACCCGACCCGCCGGGCAATCTTCGAGCGACTTTGTCGCGGGGGAGAACAGACGGTCGGCATGATGACGGCGCAGGCCGGAATCTCGCAACCGGCCGTCTCGAAGCATCTCGGCGTCCTTAAGCAAGCCGGGCTGGTTCGTGACCGCCATGAAGGACGTCAAACGCACTATAGCCCTCAGCCCGGTGCCTTGGCGCCGCTGGTCGATTGGTCGAGCCAGATGGCAAACTTCTGGGAAGGCCGGTTCGACAAACTTGAAGACCTGCTCAAAAGGATGGACCAATGA
- a CDS encoding SRPBCC family protein: MNEMSSEGLSVVVEREIAFPPEKVWRALTQPHLIEEWLMKNDFEPVVGHNFNLSGEWGGVLDCEVLTVEQNRTLAYTWNFRHEDAAYDLRSMVTFTLAPTNAGTRLRMEQKGFRPDQKQAYGGAKHGWQQFLANLEQVLGRMD, translated from the coding sequence ATGAATGAAATGTCGTCCGAAGGCCTTTCCGTCGTCGTCGAGCGGGAGATCGCTTTCCCGCCGGAAAAGGTCTGGCGCGCGCTCACGCAGCCTCACCTGATCGAGGAATGGCTCATGAAGAACGATTTTGAGCCTGTCGTCGGCCACAATTTCAATCTTAGCGGAGAGTGGGGCGGTGTTCTCGACTGCGAGGTCCTGACTGTCGAGCAGAACAGGACGTTGGCATACACCTGGAATTTCAGGCACGAAGATGCCGCCTACGATCTGCGGAGCATGGTGACCTTTACGCTTGCGCCAACGAATGCCGGCACCCGGTTGCGAATGGAGCAGAAGGGCTTCCGACCGGATCAGAAACAGGCCTATGGCGGCGCGAAACACGGGTGGCAGCAGTTCCTTGCCAATCTCGAGCAAGTGCTCGGGCGGATGGACTAG
- a CDS encoding DUF1801 domain-containing protein — translation MKADEEASASELIDQKIERLGDWRGEALARVREIIRAADPEMVEVVKWRKPSNPLGVPVWEHAGIICTGEIYRDKVKMTFARGASVEDPSSLFNSSLDGNTRRAIDIRKGDRIDEEALTALVRAAVAANVST, via the coding sequence ATGAAAGCAGATGAAGAAGCCTCCGCCTCCGAACTGATCGATCAGAAGATCGAACGGCTTGGCGACTGGCGCGGCGAAGCGCTGGCCAGGGTCAGGGAGATCATCCGAGCGGCCGATCCCGAGATGGTCGAAGTGGTGAAATGGCGGAAGCCGTCAAACCCGCTGGGTGTTCCCGTGTGGGAGCATGCCGGGATCATCTGCACCGGCGAGATCTACAGGGACAAGGTGAAGATGACCTTCGCCAGGGGCGCGTCGGTGGAGGACCCCTCGAGCCTTTTCAACTCCAGCCTCGATGGCAATACGAGGCGCGCCATCGATATCCGCAAAGGCGACCGGATCGACGAGGAGGCGCTGACGGCGCTCGTTCGCGCGGCCGTGGCAGCGAACGTTTCGACATAG
- the rpsB gene encoding 30S ribosomal protein S2, whose amino-acid sequence MALPDFSMRQLLEAGVHFGHQTHRWNPKMAPYIFGARNNVHIIDLSQTVPMLHQALKVISDTVAGGGRVLFVGTKRQASELVADAAQRSAQYYVNSRWLGGMLTNWKTISNSIQRLRKLDELLAGEAQGFTKKERLTLDRERDKLNRALGGIKDMGSTPDLIFVIDTNKEAIAIQEAKRLGIPVVAIVDSNCDPDKIDYAVPGNDDAARAISLYCDLVSKAAIDGIARQQGALGVDIGASEEAPVEPALEEAAADAPAEPEAPASVEGSANA is encoded by the coding sequence ATGGCTCTGCCTGATTTCAGCATGCGCCAGCTTCTGGAAGCTGGTGTTCACTTTGGCCACCAGACCCACCGCTGGAACCCGAAGATGGCGCCCTATATCTTCGGCGCCCGCAACAATGTTCACATCATCGATCTCTCGCAGACGGTGCCGATGCTGCACCAGGCGCTGAAGGTCATATCCGACACGGTCGCCGGCGGCGGCCGCGTGCTGTTCGTCGGCACCAAGCGCCAGGCGTCCGAACTGGTCGCCGATGCGGCGCAGCGCTCGGCGCAATACTACGTCAATTCGCGCTGGCTGGGTGGCATGCTCACCAACTGGAAAACGATCTCCAACTCGATCCAGCGCCTGCGCAAGCTCGACGAGTTGCTCGCCGGCGAGGCCCAGGGCTTCACCAAGAAGGAGCGCCTTACGCTCGATCGTGAGCGCGACAAGCTGAACCGTGCGCTCGGCGGCATCAAGGACATGGGCTCGACGCCGGACCTGATATTCGTGATCGACACCAACAAGGAAGCGATCGCGATCCAGGAAGCCAAGCGGCTTGGCATCCCGGTCGTGGCGATCGTCGATTCCAACTGCGATCCGGACAAGATCGACTACGCCGTGCCGGGCAATGACGACGCCGCACGCGCCATCTCGCTTTATTGCGACCTGGTCTCGAAGGCGGCGATCGACGGCATCGCCCGCCAGCAAGGTGCGCTCGGCGTTGATATCGGCGCTTCCGAAGAGGCGCCGGTGGAACCGGCTCTGGAAGAAGCCGCGGCAGATGCACCGGCCGAACCCGAAGCCCCGGCTTCCGTCGAGGGCTCCGCGAACGCCTGA
- the tsf gene encoding translation elongation factor Ts: MSISAAQVKELRDMTGAGMMDCKAALTETDGNMEDAVDWLRKKGIAKADKKAGRTAAEGLIGVAANDLSAVVVEVNSETDFVARNDAFQDIVRNVAQVALATDGSSEAVANAAYPGSGKSVTETIKDAVGTIGENMGFRRSAKLSVKSGAVATYIHNAAADNLGKIGVLVAVETAGDAAKARAFGRQVAMHVAAITPMALTEAEIDAAAVAREKAIFSEQARASGKPEAIIEKMVEGRMRKFYEEVVLLKQAFVVNPDLTVEQALKDAAKDIGAPATITGYVRFALGEGIERETSDFAAEVAAAVKK, translated from the coding sequence ATGAGCATTTCCGCAGCACAGGTGAAAGAACTCCGCGACATGACAGGCGCGGGCATGATGGATTGCAAGGCGGCTCTTACCGAGACCGACGGTAATATGGAGGACGCGGTCGACTGGCTGCGCAAGAAGGGCATCGCCAAGGCCGACAAGAAGGCCGGACGGACCGCCGCCGAGGGTTTGATCGGCGTTGCGGCCAACGATCTTTCCGCCGTGGTGGTCGAGGTCAACTCCGAGACCGATTTCGTAGCGCGCAACGACGCCTTCCAGGACATCGTGCGCAATGTAGCGCAGGTGGCGCTTGCGACCGACGGTTCGAGCGAGGCGGTGGCGAACGCCGCCTATCCCGGTTCCGGCAAGAGCGTGACCGAGACGATCAAGGATGCGGTCGGCACGATCGGCGAGAACATGGGTTTCCGTCGCTCGGCGAAGCTCTCGGTGAAGTCGGGCGCCGTGGCGACCTACATCCACAACGCCGCGGCCGACAATCTCGGCAAGATCGGCGTGCTGGTTGCCGTCGAGACGGCTGGAGACGCCGCAAAAGCTCGCGCTTTCGGCCGTCAGGTCGCGATGCATGTCGCGGCGATAACGCCGATGGCGCTGACCGAGGCGGAGATCGATGCGGCCGCGGTCGCCCGCGAGAAGGCGATCTTCTCGGAGCAGGCGCGTGCATCCGGCAAGCCGGAAGCGATAATCGAGAAGATGGTCGAGGGCCGTATGCGCAAGTTCTATGAGGAAGTTGTGCTCCTCAAGCAGGCTTTCGTGGTCAATCCCGACCTGACCGTCGAGCAGGCGCTCAAGGACGCGGCGAAGGATATCGGCGCGCCGGCCACGATCACCGGCTATGTCCGCTTCGCCCTCGGCGAGGGTATCGAGCGCGAGACGTCCGACTTTGCCGCCGAGGTTGCGGCCGCCGTGAAGAAGTAG
- the pyrH gene encoding UMP kinase: MPETPRYRRVLLKASGEALMGEQGFGIDVSVVDRIAADIAEARQMGVEVAVVIGGGNIFRGVAVASKGGDRVTGDHMGMLGTVINSLALRTSLVKIGVDAVVLSAIAMPELCESFSQRQATAYIDAGKVVIFAGGTGNPFFTTDSAAALRAAEIGADALFKGTQVDGVYSDDPKRNPSAKRYDHITHEQVLNDGLLVMDTTAIALARENNIPIIVYSIHEKGGFGAILRGEGRCTVVSDA, from the coding sequence ATGCCGGAAACACCCCGCTACCGCCGCGTGCTTCTGAAAGCTTCCGGCGAAGCATTGATGGGCGAACAGGGGTTCGGCATCGACGTTTCCGTCGTCGACCGCATCGCCGCCGACATCGCCGAGGCGCGCCAGATGGGCGTCGAAGTGGCGGTGGTGATCGGCGGCGGCAACATCTTCCGTGGCGTCGCCGTCGCTTCGAAGGGAGGCGACCGCGTCACCGGCGACCATATGGGGATGCTCGGTACGGTCATTAACTCGTTGGCACTGCGCACCTCGCTTGTGAAGATCGGCGTGGATGCCGTTGTTCTTTCTGCGATTGCCATGCCGGAATTGTGCGAAAGCTTCTCGCAACGCCAAGCGACGGCCTATATCGATGCCGGCAAGGTGGTGATCTTCGCCGGCGGTACCGGCAACCCGTTCTTCACGACCGATTCGGCAGCCGCGCTACGGGCCGCTGAGATCGGCGCCGACGCTCTTTTCAAGGGAACACAGGTCGACGGCGTCTATTCGGACGATCCGAAGAGGAACCCCTCGGCAAAACGCTACGATCATATAACTCACGAGCAGGTGTTGAATGACGGCCTGCTGGTTATGGACACAACGGCGATTGCGCTTGCGCGGGAGAACAACATCCCCATAATCGTCTACTCCATTCACGAAAAAGGCGGCTTCGGCGCAATCCTCAGGGGTGAGGGCCGGTGCACCGTCGTGTCGGATGCGTAG
- the frr gene encoding ribosome recycling factor — protein sequence MSNSIDFNDMQRRMDGAIHAYKNDLASLRTGRASGNLLDAVNVDAYGTSMPVNQVATITVPEPRMISVSVWDKQMVGAVDRAIRESNLGFNPIVDGATLRIPLPELTEDRRKQLVKIAHQYAEQARVAVRHVRRDGMEHIKKAEKDGEISQDDSRVHSDRVQKLTDDTIASIDSLLGEKEAEILQV from the coding sequence ATGAGCAACTCCATCGATTTCAACGACATGCAACGCCGCATGGACGGCGCCATTCATGCCTACAAGAACGATCTGGCATCGCTCCGCACCGGCCGTGCCTCGGGCAACCTTCTCGATGCGGTCAATGTCGATGCCTATGGCACGTCGATGCCGGTCAACCAGGTGGCCACGATAACAGTCCCCGAACCGCGCATGATCTCGGTTTCGGTCTGGGACAAGCAGATGGTGGGAGCGGTCGACCGAGCGATCCGCGAATCCAACCTCGGCTTCAACCCGATCGTGGACGGCGCGACGCTCAGAATTCCCCTGCCGGAACTTACCGAGGATCGGCGCAAGCAGCTTGTGAAGATCGCGCATCAATATGCCGAGCAGGCGAGGGTCGCGGTGCGGCATGTGCGCCGTGACGGCATGGAGCATATCAAGAAGGCGGAGAAGGACGGGGAAATCAGCCAGGACGACAGCCGTGTCCATTCCGACCGCGTGCAGAAATTGACAGACGACACCATCGCTTCCATCGATAGCCTTCTCGGCGAGAAGGAAGCGGAAATCCTGCAGGTCTGA
- a CDS encoding isoprenyl transferase, giving the protein MAKPTHIAIIMDGNGRWAKARGLPRAAGHRAGVEALRETVRAAGDMRIPWLTVYAFSSENWTRPKAEVSDLMGLLKLFIRRDLAELHRNGVRVLVIGDRENLASDIKMLLDEAESLTKTNTNMNLVIAFNYGARDEIARAARKLAQAMAAGNLTAGEITPESFEAFLDTAAMPDPDLVIRTSGEQRLSNFLLWQAAYSELVFMPCYWPDFDRRKLAEAIEIYSSRDRRFGGVAAQDVAL; this is encoded by the coding sequence ATGGCGAAGCCGACGCATATCGCGATCATCATGGACGGCAACGGGCGCTGGGCGAAGGCGCGGGGCCTGCCGCGTGCCGCAGGGCACAGGGCAGGCGTCGAGGCGTTGCGCGAGACGGTGCGCGCGGCCGGCGACATGCGCATTCCCTGGCTGACCGTCTACGCTTTTTCCTCGGAGAACTGGACACGCCCCAAGGCCGAGGTGAGCGACCTCATGGGACTGCTCAAGCTTTTCATCCGCCGCGACCTTGCCGAACTGCATCGGAACGGTGTCAGGGTGCTGGTGATCGGCGACCGGGAAAACCTCGCGTCGGATATCAAGATGCTTCTTGATGAAGCTGAATCACTTACGAAAACCAATACGAACATGAACCTGGTGATCGCCTTCAACTATGGCGCCAGGGACGAGATCGCGCGGGCGGCGCGGAAACTCGCACAGGCGATGGCGGCCGGGAACCTTACCGCGGGAGAGATAACGCCCGAATCTTTCGAGGCTTTCCTGGATACGGCCGCGATGCCGGATCCCGATCTCGTCATCCGCACGAGCGGCGAGCAGCGCCTTTCCAATTTCCTTCTCTGGCAGGCCGCCTACAGCGAATTGGTGTTCATGCCCTGTTACTGGCCTGATTTCGACCGGCGCAAGCTGGCGGAGGCGATCGAAATCTATTCGTCCCGCGACCGCCGGTTCGGCGGGGTCGCGGCGCAAGACGTGGCATTGTGA
- a CDS encoding phosphatidate cytidylyltransferase, with amino-acid sequence MNNLQTRALSAIVLAGAVLWLTWLGGIPFRLLVILGAALVYYEWVSMAGLRIHRWAIGGFALAVVAAMLVSGFSAGALAVVLLAGIGVTLAAGLGLGRETSAAAALAYAGIAAVSLALLRGDDGAGLKVVLFLFAVVWATDIAAYFTGKALGGPKLAPSISPGKTWSGAIGGTAAGVMAGVAAAAAAGSGAMAVVTVAAFVLAVVAQAGDLFESAVKRRFGVKDSSRIIPGHGGLMDRVDGLVAAGFALYLIGAALGGMDQPSHGFFGP; translated from the coding sequence ATGAACAATCTTCAGACACGAGCGCTGTCCGCCATCGTGTTGGCGGGCGCTGTACTGTGGCTCACATGGCTGGGGGGCATCCCCTTCAGGCTGTTGGTAATTCTCGGCGCGGCGCTGGTCTATTACGAATGGGTTTCGATGGCGGGGCTTCGAATCCATCGCTGGGCCATCGGTGGCTTTGCGCTGGCTGTCGTCGCGGCCATGCTCGTCTCGGGATTTTCGGCGGGCGCACTGGCCGTCGTCCTGCTGGCCGGCATCGGCGTCACGCTCGCCGCCGGATTGGGGTTGGGTCGCGAGACGTCCGCCGCTGCGGCGCTTGCCTACGCGGGCATTGCGGCCGTCAGTCTTGCCTTGCTGCGGGGCGACGACGGAGCCGGGCTGAAAGTCGTCCTTTTCCTGTTCGCCGTCGTCTGGGCGACCGACATCGCCGCTTATTTCACCGGAAAGGCGCTCGGTGGGCCGAAGCTCGCCCCATCGATCTCGCCCGGGAAAACCTGGAGCGGGGCGATCGGCGGTACGGCCGCGGGTGTCATGGCAGGTGTGGCGGCAGCCGCCGCGGCGGGCTCCGGCGCTATGGCTGTCGTGACCGTGGCGGCATTTGTGCTGGCGGTCGTGGCGCAGGCGGGGGACCTTTTCGAATCGGCGGTGAAGCGACGTTTCGGCGTAAAGGATTCAAGCCGCATCATCCCCGGTCATGGCGGCCTGATGGACCGCGTCGACGGGCTTGTGGCCGCGGGCTTCGCCCTTTATCTGATCGGCGCGGCGCTCGGCGGGATGGACCAGCCGTCGCATGGCTTCTTCGGCCCGTAA
- the rseP gene encoding RIP metalloprotease RseP translates to MLSSLFSTNGVLIGTIVPFLFVLTVVVFVHEMGHYLVGRWCGIGVKAFSIGFGPEIAGFNDRRGTRWKLCLIPLGGYVKFVGDMSATSTPDPEGMEALTSEERKVAFHTQALWKRAATVFAGPFFNFLLTIAVFTVLFATYGRYVAEPMVANVQPDSPAAVAGFMPGDRFVSVNGVKVETFADVQRLVSPNAGEALRFVVKRGGKDVTLTATPRLTEETDALGNKIKVGVIGVVNDQTLGQPHVVSYGPVEAFAQATVETWRIIGRTGDFLSRFAVGREDRCQLGGPVKIADMAGKAAQLGFEWLIQLVALLSVGIGVLNLLPIPPLDGGHLLFYALEAVFRRPVSEKVVDIVYKAGLLAVLLFMGFVFWNDIFGCRT, encoded by the coding sequence ATGCTCTCTTCCCTTTTCAGCACCAACGGCGTCCTGATCGGCACGATCGTGCCGTTCCTGTTCGTGCTGACGGTCGTCGTCTTCGTGCACGAGATGGGTCATTACCTCGTCGGCCGCTGGTGCGGCATCGGGGTGAAGGCGTTCTCGATCGGCTTCGGGCCGGAAATCGCCGGCTTCAACGACCGGCGCGGGACCCGCTGGAAGCTCTGCCTCATCCCGCTTGGCGGCTATGTGAAGTTCGTCGGCGACATGAGCGCCACCAGCACCCCCGATCCCGAGGGGATGGAGGCGCTTACCAGCGAAGAGCGGAAGGTGGCTTTCCACACGCAGGCGCTGTGGAAGCGGGCGGCAACCGTTTTTGCGGGGCCGTTCTTCAACTTCCTGCTGACGATCGCCGTTTTCACTGTTCTTTTCGCCACTTACGGCCGCTACGTGGCCGAGCCGATGGTGGCGAATGTGCAGCCGGACAGCCCGGCTGCGGTGGCCGGCTTCATGCCCGGCGACCGCTTCGTTTCCGTGAACGGCGTGAAGGTGGAGACGTTCGCCGACGTGCAGCGCCTGGTGTCGCCCAACGCCGGCGAGGCGCTTCGCTTCGTCGTAAAGCGGGGTGGCAAGGACGTCACGCTGACCGCCACGCCCAGACTGACCGAGGAGACCGACGCGCTTGGCAACAAGATCAAGGTCGGCGTCATCGGTGTGGTCAACGACCAGACGCTGGGCCAGCCGCACGTCGTCTCCTACGGGCCCGTCGAGGCGTTCGCCCAGGCGACTGTCGAGACGTGGCGAATCATCGGCCGCACCGGGGACTTCCTCAGCCGCTTCGCCGTCGGACGCGAGGACAGATGCCAGCTTGGCGGCCCCGTCAAGATCGCGGACATGGCGGGCAAGGCGGCGCAGCTGGGCTTCGAGTGGCTGATACAACTTGTCGCCTTGTTGTCGGTGGGTATAGGCGTGCTCAATCTGCTGCCGATTCCACCGCTGGACGGCGGGCACCTGCTTTTCTATGCGCTGGAAGCGGTGTTTCGACGGCCGGTATCGGAGAAGGTTGTCGATATCGTCTACAAGGCGGGGTTGCTTGCCGTTCTCCTGTTCATGGGGTTCGTGTTCTGGAATGATATTTTTGGCTGTCGGACGTGA
- the bamA gene encoding outer membrane protein assembly factor BamA, with the protein MKVTSRILSAVMAAALYVGLSVPVATVFGLVAVSASHAAVVSNIEVRGNHRVDSATIRNYLSIKPGKPFSSGDIDAAVKRLFSTGLFSDVQINQAGGTLIIQVSEYATVNQVIFVGNKKIKDEDLARGIQMKSQGSFSNAIMDADVKRIKEAYDHIGRSDATVSPQVIDLGEGRVNVVFHINEGGRTKIEAINFIGNKAFSDRRLSDVISTKKSNILSFLMRNDVYSEDRLRVDEEALRRFYYNHGYADFRVVSSSADLNDANNEYTINITVDEGQRYRFGDITIDSSIEGVDANSLNALLKSHKGDIYSAKNVEDSLTALTEHMAGLGYAFARVTPRGDRDFENRTISVAYAVDEGPHTYIERIEIRGNTRTRDYVIRREFDIGEGDAFNQVLIQRAKKRLEDLDYFTSVNISTAPGSEPDRVVLIVDVVEKSTGQFNIGAGYSTGETSSSGKGISLQGSISERNFLGRGQYIRVSAGGGLDGSRDYALSFTEPYFLGRRISAGFDIYRSTRQYDHYDSQLTGGTIRFGLPITDALSTQFAYNIVSEKYDYRDCGSGATLGHCDLSNVIRDAIENSPWLKSSVSGSLIYNTIDDIKNPADGIYAKFTTEYAGIGGDANFVKFTARASYYKTISEQMDLVALLSGGAGYIHGFGDDGARIFDLFQSNDRIIRGFEYNGIGPYDKDSRDHLGGTTYFNATAELQFPLPVVPPSLGFRGAVFADAATLYGNDLKNECLDAAFTPVPGSNCTAGTGMKWRASAGISLMWASPFGPIRLDYAIPVVKEKGDKVQNFNFGMSTQF; encoded by the coding sequence ATGAAGGTAACTTCGAGAATTCTGAGCGCCGTCATGGCGGCGGCTCTTTATGTGGGCCTGAGTGTCCCGGTTGCAACCGTATTCGGACTGGTGGCAGTTTCCGCCTCTCACGCGGCGGTGGTGAGCAATATCGAGGTCCGTGGGAATCATCGCGTCGATTCGGCGACGATCCGCAATTACCTGTCCATCAAGCCGGGCAAGCCGTTCAGTAGCGGCGACATCGACGCCGCCGTAAAGCGGCTGTTCTCGACCGGGCTGTTCTCGGATGTCCAGATCAACCAGGCCGGCGGCACCTTGATAATCCAGGTCTCGGAATACGCGACCGTCAACCAGGTGATCTTCGTCGGCAACAAGAAGATCAAGGACGAGGACCTGGCGCGCGGGATCCAGATGAAATCGCAGGGTTCGTTCTCGAACGCCATCATGGATGCGGACGTCAAGCGGATCAAGGAAGCCTACGATCATATCGGACGCAGCGACGCGACCGTCTCGCCCCAGGTGATCGACCTGGGCGAAGGCCGCGTGAACGTCGTTTTCCATATCAACGAAGGTGGCCGCACCAAGATCGAGGCCATCAACTTCATCGGCAACAAGGCCTTCAGCGACCGGCGCCTGTCGGATGTGATTTCGACCAAGAAATCGAACATCCTCTCCTTCCTGATGCGCAACGATGTCTACAGCGAGGACAGGCTGAGGGTCGACGAGGAGGCGCTCCGCCGCTTCTATTACAATCATGGCTACGCCGATTTCCGTGTCGTGTCGTCTTCGGCCGACCTGAACGACGCCAACAACGAATACACGATCAATATCACCGTGGATGAAGGCCAGCGTTACCGGTTCGGCGACATTACGATCGACAGCAGCATCGAAGGTGTCGACGCCAACTCGCTGAACGCGCTCCTGAAGAGCCATAAGGGCGACATCTACAGCGCCAAGAATGTCGAGGATTCGCTGACCGCGCTGACCGAGCACATGGCGGGCCTCGGCTACGCCTTCGCGCGGGTGACGCCTCGTGGCGACCGCGATTTCGAGAACAGGACCATTTCCGTCGCCTATGCCGTGGATGAAGGTCCGCACACTTATATCGAGCGCATCGAAATCCGCGGCAATACGCGTACGCGTGACTATGTCATCCGCCGCGAATTCGACATCGGCGAGGGCGACGCCTTCAACCAGGTGCTCATCCAGCGGGCGAAGAAGCGGCTGGAGGATCTTGACTACTTTACCTCCGTCAACATCTCGACGGCGCCGGGTTCGGAGCCGGACCGGGTTGTCCTGATCGTGGACGTGGTGGAGAAGTCGACCGGCCAGTTCAACATCGGCGCCGGCTATTCCACAGGCGAGACGTCGTCGAGCGGCAAGGGCATCTCGCTGCAGGGATCGATCTCCGAGCGTAACTTCCTCGGCCGCGGCCAGTATATCCGCGTTTCCGCCGGCGGCGGGCTCGACGGTTCGCGCGACTACGCGCTTTCCTTCACCGAGCCGTATTTCCTCGGACGGCGAATTTCCGCTGGCTTCGATATCTACCGCTCGACACGGCAGTATGATCATTATGACAGCCAGTTGACCGGTGGCACGATCCGCTTCGGCCTGCCGATCACGGACGCGCTGTCGACGCAATTCGCCTACAACATCGTCAGCGAGAAGTATGATTATCGTGACTGCGGCAGCGGTGCCACGCTTGGCCATTGCGATCTTTCGAACGTTATCCGCGATGCGATCGAGAACAGCCCGTGGCTCAAGTCTTCGGTTAGCGGTTCGCTCATCTACAATACGATCGACGACATCAAGAATCCTGCCGACGGCATTTATGCCAAGTTCACGACTGAGTATGCCGGTATCGGGGGCGACGCCAATTTCGTGAAGTTCACGGCGCGCGCGAGCTACTACAAGACCATCTCTGAACAGATGGACCTGGTGGCCCTTCTTTCAGGCGGCGCCGGTTATATCCATGGATTTGGCGATGACGGGGCCCGTATCTTCGATCTGTTCCAGAGCAACGATCGTATAATTCGCGGCTTCGAATACAACGGCATCGGCCCATACGACAAGGACTCGAGAGATCATCTCGGCGGCACGACCTACTTTAATGCGACAGCTGAGTTGCAGTTCCCGTTGCCCGTCGTTCCCCCTAGCCTCGGTTTCAGGGGTGCGGTCTTCGCCGACGCGGCAACGCTCTATGGCAATGACCTCAAGAATGAGTGCCTTGATGCAGCGTTCACTCCGGTCCCCGGTTCGAACTGCACCGCCGGCACCGGCATGAAATGGCGTGCGTCGGCAGGCATCAGCCTGATGTGGGCGTCGCCCTTCGGTCCGATCCGGCTCGACTATGCGATCCCGGTCGTGAAAGAGAAGGGCGACAAGGTCCAGAATTTCAACTTCGGCATGTCGACGCAATTCTGA